The window GGTAAACTGGAGGAAGCCAGGCAACAGCTGGAGGAGCAGGGTTATCTGGTGCTGGCGGTACAGGCCGATGCTGCCCTGGAAGCCGACAACCAGCGCATGGTGGAGGAAGCAATAGCGCAATTCGGCCGGCTGGATGTGCTTATCTGCAATGCAGGCATCTCGATGCGGGCCCTGTTTGAAGACCTGAAGCTGGAGGTATTCCGTCAGGTGATGGATATTAATTTTTATGGCACTGTTTACGCTGTTAAATATGCCCTGCCCCATATTCTGGCCAGTAAAGGTGCTGTGATTGGTATTTCTTCCATTAACGGACATCGCGGAACCCCTGCACGTACGGCCTATACAGCATCGAAATATGCCATGGAGGGTTTTTTTGAGTCGCTGCGCACAGAAGTTATGAAGCGTGGCGTGCAGGTGCTGATGGTGTGTCCTGGCTTTACAGCCTCCAACATACGGAACGCAGCCCTTACAGCCGATGGTACCCCACAGGGAAGCTCACCGCGCGATGAAGGCAATATGATGACTGCCGAAGAAGTGGCCGAAGCAACTTATACTGCGCTTCAAGAAAGAAAAAGAGACCTGATTCTTACCACAGAAGGCAAGCTGGCAGTATTTCTGAATAAGTGGGTCCCGGGTATCATGGACAAAGTAGTCTACAACAAAATGGCCAAAGAACCTGATTCTCCTTTTAAGTGATTGGTATTGAGTATTACTCACTCTAGTAGTTAATACTTACTAAAGAGAAGGCTCATTCAATAAGCCGGCATTCACTCATTCACCGCAGCGGCTACGCGCTACGGGCGGTCCGTTCATTCAGTCATTCAATCAAACTGTTTCTATAAAATCTGCCTTTACATAGGCAATCTCGTTGTTCCAAATAACTTTTACCCATACATCTTCCCTGCCAAGTACCTCCAGCCGATGTCCTGCTTTTAGCTGTGTGAGCACGCCGGCGCCGGCAGATGGTCCACGCATCAGATAAGTATTCTCCTGCATCAAGATACCTTTGGAGTAGGAGGGCCTTACGTTTACAAAGTAAAACAGACCACCCAGCAGCACCATTAAAAAGAGGGTGGTAATTACTGACCTGTGCTGCAGCTTTAGCCTGCGGTAGAGGATCAGGGCCGACAGGATCAGGCTAAGGGCCAGCAGGGTGGCTACAATGGGTAACTGGTAGCGGCGAACAATGCTGCGCAGGTATTCTTCTTCAATGATATCGTAGCCGCTTAGGTCATGGCGCCCTGCCAGTTCTTTAATGCGGGCAGCAGCATCTTCGTCAGAAGTTTCGCGATAATAGAGGTTAAGCAGGTAAAGCGCTTCGGGAATATGTCCCAAACCCTCCTGAATATAGGCCATGCGCAATAACATGGCAGGAGAGGCTCTGTTCTGTTCCAGCACTTCCTGGTAGAGGGGAAGTGCCTCTGTATAAGCCTGTTGATTGAAAAGCGAATCTGCTATTTTTAGCTTTTCTCCGGGTTTTGCCGCCAGTGCAGGCAGTGAAAGCAGAGAAAAAGTCAGAATTTTGAATATGATGTTTTGCAATTTCATGTTGAGTTCCTACCTTTGCAACGCAATAACGCAAACAAGGGCTCTCTGAAAAAGGCGGCCCTGTTTTTTTCTTGATTCCGTAGCTCAGCTGCGGTTCGGCGCTCCGACGGTTCGCCGCTGCGATAGAGCAATACACTTTTAATGTATGGGTCCGGGATAGCTTGGCCTGCAATTAAATTTTAACATAAGTACTGATTCCGTAGCTCAGCTGGTAGAGCAATACACTTTTAATGTATGGGTCCTGGGTTCGAATCCCAGCGGGATCACAAAGTAAAAACGTTTTCCGGGAAGCGGAGAATATATTGACAGAAAAATTTATTAAGTACCGATTCTGTAGCTCAGCTACGGTTCGTTATACTTTTCCGATCCTGTAGCTCAGCTGGTAGAGCAATACACTTTTAATGTATGGGTCCTGGGTTCGAATCCCAGCGGGATCACCAAAAAGCCTCTGAACATTCGTTTAGAGGCTTTTTTATTTTAGGCTGTGTGCACACCTTAGCATCCGCTGTATACCTGCATTCGTTGTCCGCCGCCCCACCTCCTGGCGGGTGGTAGCTTTCCTTAAGCCTCCTGGCTTCAGTTGCTTTACAAAATGGGTTAAAATCATCCCCGCTCTTTTTACCGCACAGAAGCAGTTAAATGCTTATATTTTAATCTTGATGTCCGAACCCTGAATTTTATCCTGATGAAAAGAGCGCTACCATTTTTATTTCTGCCCTTCCTCTTACTCTGTTACATTGCATCTGCTCAAACCGTAGGCCTGCAGTTGGCAACTGCGATACCAGAGGCAAAATACGGCGCAAAGCAGCTTGTCAAAGCACTGATAGCACATCCGTATAAGATTGAAGAAACTGCTGCAGATTATGTAATCGAGCTTGCTTTGGATTCTGCAGGCCTGGAAAGAGAAGCATTCAGGATTGTACCCGCAGCTAACAAGATCACCATTACCGGGGGCGGTGGTGCCGGTCTTGTTTACGGAGCGTTGTCCCTGGCAGAAGATCTTAGGAATGGAGTGGCAATTGCACACATCAAACCTAAAAGCGAAAGCCCAAAATTGATGTTCAGGGCTATTAAGTTCGATTTGCCATGGGATACTTACCGGCACAGCTATGCGCTTGATCTGCACCAGGAAACCTGTACGGATCTTAATTATTGGGAGGCTTTTCTGGACATGATGGCTGAAAACAGGTTTAATGCCCTTACACTCTGGAATCTGCATCCTTATCCTTATATGATTAGGCCGGCAAATTTTCCGGAAGCGACTCCTTTTACAGATGAGGAATTAGCCGAATGGCAGAAACTTTTTCGTGGTATTTTCAGCATGGCCAGGGAGCGGGGCATCGATACCTATATGGTTCCATTCAACATCTTTGTAAGCCCTGAATTTGCCAAAGCACATAATGTGGCGATGGATAACCTTGAGCACCATTTCTTTGTAAAGGGCGATACCTCTGAAATCATTAAGCGCTATACCCGTGAGGCTGTTGCACAAATATTGCAGGAGTATCCAGACCTTACCGGCATGGGACTTACCCTTGGCGAAGGAATGGCCGGTATGACGCCTCAGCAGCGTGAGGACTGGATGCAGGAAACGATCATTGAGGGAATGCGGATGGCAAACCGTAAATCCAAGCTAATCCACCGGATCCCCTTTTCAAGCACCACCGGATCTTTGGGCCCTACCAGCCAGGAGACGGAAGCGCTGACCCGTAAGGGGATTGAAGCAGAAGCAGAAATGGATTTTATAGAAGGACCGGTATGGGCAGATCTGAAATTTAACTGGTCGCATGCCCATTCCAGTACAAAGCTGATAAAGGTGCATGGCGGCAAGCTCTATGGAACCTATTTTGATCCTGTACCCACCAATTACAAAATTAACTGGACGGTTCGGAATGAGGATTTCTTTTGCCTGCGCTGGGGTGTTCCCTCCTTCATCAGGGAGCATATTGCGCAGAATACCCCCGCCTATGTAGGCGGCTACCTGACAGGCTCCGAAACCTATATTCCTGCTAAAGATTATTTTACCGCTCCCGGCATGGAGGTTGACTGGAAATGGGCTTTTGAGCGGCAGTGGTTATTTTATAAGCTATGGGGGAGGCTGTTGTATAACCCGGCTACGCCTGATTCCATTTTTAAAGCAGAGTTTATCAGGCGCTATGGAAAAGAAGCGGGCGTATTGCTGGAGGCATACGCACTATCGAGTGCTACTGCTTTGCGACTGGCTTCTTCCTTTGATTTTACCTGGGACTTTACCCTCTATAGTGAAGGCTTTCTGGCGCTTGACAGCGAAACAAAGCGGGTAGATTTTATTTCTGTAGACAGGCTGATCAACAAAGGTCCTCTGGATCCTGAATATGTTTCTATTCCGGAATTTGTAAAAGCAGGTTCGGCAAAAGGTGGCTTTGGCAAAAGCAGGATTACACCCCTTCAGCTTGCTGCCAGGCTGGAAGACGATTGTAACAAAGCACTAGAGTTGGTAAAGGGGATCAACACAGCAGGCAATAACACGCTGATGTATGAGGTGGCAGATGTAGAGGTGTGGGCGAACCTGGGGCTCTATTTTTCAGAGAAGCTTAGAGGAGCAGTTGCCCTTGAAACCTACCGCAGCAGGGGCGGCAGGAAAAATAAGCAGGTGGCCGTGAAGCATCTCCAAAATGCCCTGGGGTACTGGAAAAGAGTAGTGGAAATTACGCGTCCCATCTACAACGATATGCCGCTCGTGCATTATAGTGAGCAGGATGGAAAGCACTGGAAGGAAAACGATCACCTCCGTTTTCACTGGGAAAAGCTACTACCAGATGTGATGCAGGATATTGAAACTGCAAAACAGGCAGTTGTTGATAAAAGGAAAAAAGAATAGTTAAAAATAAGGCCGTAGATGTCAGATAAATCTTTGTGCCACATCAAATATCAAACCAGTAAGGATTCTGATGCAACAATATTCCTACTAGAAGCCATCTCATTGATACCTTAGCTTTCCCGCCATTCCCCTGAAGAGGGCGGGTTTCGCCAGACCGGCAGCCGTGCTGGAATCTGTTTGCTTTCTACAAGGAATTTACTTTTCAGAGCACATCAGACAGATTTCCACGAGGT of the Flammeovirgaceae bacterium 311 genome contains:
- a CDS encoding hypothetical protein (COG0520 Selenocysteine lyase) translates to MKRALPFLFLPFLLLCYIASAQTVGLQLATAIPEAKYGAKQLVKALIAHPYKIEETAADYVIELALDSAGLEREAFRIVPAANKITITGGGGAGLVYGALSLAEDLRNGVAIAHIKPKSESPKLMFRAIKFDLPWDTYRHSYALDLHQETCTDLNYWEAFLDMMAENRFNALTLWNLHPYPYMIRPANFPEATPFTDEELAEWQKLFRGIFSMARERGIDTYMVPFNIFVSPEFAKAHNVAMDNLEHHFFVKGDTSEIIKRYTREAVAQILQEYPDLTGMGLTLGEGMAGMTPQQREDWMQETIIEGMRMANRKSKLIHRIPFSSTTGSLGPTSQETEALTRKGIEAEAEMDFIEGPVWADLKFNWSHAHSSTKLIKVHGGKLYGTYFDPVPTNYKINWTVRNEDFFCLRWGVPSFIREHIAQNTPAYVGGYLTGSETYIPAKDYFTAPGMEVDWKWAFERQWLFYKLWGRLLYNPATPDSIFKAEFIRRYGKEAGVLLEAYALSSATALRLASSFDFTWDFTLYSEGFLALDSETKRVDFISVDRLINKGPLDPEYVSIPEFVKAGSAKGGFGKSRITPLQLAARLEDDCNKALELVKGINTAGNNTLMYEVADVEVWANLGLYFSEKLRGAVALETYRSRGGRKNKQVAVKHLQNALGYWKRVVEITRPIYNDMPLVHYSEQDGKHWKENDHLRFHWEKLLPDVMQDIETAKQAVVDKRKKE
- a CDS encoding SH3 domain-containing protein (COG0457 FOG: TPR repeat), coding for MKLQNIIFKILTFSLLSLPALAAKPGEKLKIADSLFNQQAYTEALPLYQEVLEQNRASPAMLLRMAYIQEGLGHIPEALYLLNLYYRETSDEDAAARIKELAGRHDLSGYDIIEEEYLRSIVRRYQLPIVATLLALSLILSALILYRRLKLQHRSVITTLFLMVLLGGLFYFVNVRPSYSKGILMQENTYLMRGPSAGAGVLTQLKAGHRLEVLGREDVWVKVIWNNEIAYVKADFIETV
- a CDS encoding short-chain dehydrogenase (COG1028 Dehydrogenases with different specificities (related to short-chain alcohol dehydrogenases)); amino-acid sequence: MQGKVVLITGGTSGIGLALARVFGRKGAKVVITGRNKGKLEEARQQLEEQGYLVLAVQADAALEADNQRMVEEAIAQFGRLDVLICNAGISMRALFEDLKLEVFRQVMDINFYGTVYAVKYALPHILASKGAVIGISSINGHRGTPARTAYTASKYAMEGFFESLRTEVMKRGVQVLMVCPGFTASNIRNAALTADGTPQGSSPRDEGNMMTAEEVAEATYTALQERKRDLILTTEGKLAVFLNKWVPGIMDKVVYNKMAKEPDSPFK